TGGTGAAGAAACTATTTTTTCAAGGATCTTTCCTGTTTTCGATCAACCGCAGGAAGCAGGTAATTTTGAAGAAAAAAGTATTCAAAAATATACAGTTTACAAATATCCCCAGAAGAGGGAGTCTGTCAAGAAGGCCAAAAAAGTCAATCTGAAGTTCTATCCGGAAGGTGGTAACCTGATTGAAGGTGTTCCTTCCCATGTGGCGTTTGAGGCAACAGATGCTTACGGAAATCCACTTGAGTTATCCGGGACGGTCCTTGATAAAGGAAAAAATGAGATACTTTCTTTTGCTACGACGCACAATGGGCGGGGTGTGTTTATCTACACACCGGCAGAAAAAGGCAGCCAGGCAATAGTCAACCTGGATGATAAGAAATACCGCTTTGACCTGCCGGATCCCATACCCCAGGGATTTGTCATGCATGTCGATAACCTTTCTTCTAAAGATAGCCTGTTTGTTATGGTCCGTAGAAATGACAGGACCCCGGCAGAAGAACTGGGATTAGCTGTAATTTCCAGGGGAAATATCTTCTATTACTATCAGCTGGATCTGGAAAAAAGCAAAGTCCGTTTTGGGATCGATAAAAATGATTTACCTGCGGGAGTTTCGCAAGTCGTATTATTTGACATAGCCGGAAGGATCGTTGCCGACCGTTTGGTCTTCGCCCATAATCAGGTGGAGCAGCTAAGTATTCATGTCCGGGCAGAGAAGGAGACTTACCAGCCGTTCGAACCTGTAGAACTGAATTTTTCAATTCGGAATCAGTCAGACAAGCCGGTTTGTACGCCTTTATCCGTTTCAGTCCGTGATGGAATGGCAGAAGTGGAAGGTCGCCACACTATCCTGACTGACCTGTTGTTGATGTCGGAGATCAAGGGATATGTCCGGCACCCATCCTACTATTTCGAATCGGACGACTATGAACACCGGTCTGCGCTGGACCAATTACTCATGGTACAAGGGTGGCGCCGTTATTCATGGGAATACTGGTCGGGAACGAAACCGTTCGAATTGAAGTATCTGCCGGAGCAGGCAATTGAAGTGCATGGCAAGGTGGTTACTATAGGCAGGCGTAAACCGGTGCCGGATGTACAGGTTTCTTCTTTTCTGGCGAAAAGAGGGGAGGATGAAGCATCGGGCAATACCTATATTGACATCTTCGATACAGATAGCATGGGACGTTTTGCTTTCTTGAGCGATATCACCGGAAAGTGGAATCTGGTACTGTCTGTTACTGATAAAGGAAAAAAGAAAGATCATCAGATTGTTCTGGACCGGGTTTTCAGTCCATCACCTGCAAAGTATCAACTGGCTGAAATGCAGGTGAATGTGGTCGGATCTGACGGTACGGGAGAAGCATATGGATCTCCAGTAGATGCAGATACAACAGAAAATTTTGATTATGAGAAATTTATAAGAGCTTACGAAGATTCTTTGAAAAGGCTCAGGATGGATGAAAAAGTCCATCACATAGAAGAGGTGGTGGTAAAAGCAAAGAAGCGAAGCCGTGAGAAGGATATTTTTGACAATCGTTCCAAATCCATTGCCTATTATGATGTGGCTTCAGAGATAGATGATATCAGGGATAACGGAAAGTATATCAATAAAGATATTAATGACCTGCTGGTCAGCATGAATCCTGATTTCAGACGTAGTATTTCCAGGGGTGAGGAATACGTGACCTATAAAGGACGTGCTCCTCTGTTTGTCATTAATTATGTTCCAACAATGCGGTCATCGATATTAGATTCTATACAACATACGATACTGTCGCTGGAATCCATCAAATCTATTTATATCAATGAAGAGATAGGAATCATGAATAAATATGCCGATCCGAATATACGCGGAATAGATATTAATAAAATATATGGTTGCGTCGTTTTCATTGAAACCCATCCTGAAGGGAAGATCCCGGCAAAAGCAGGTAAGGGGGTCCGTAAGACATGGCTGGATGGGTATAGTGAAGTGAAGGAATTTTACCAGCCGGACTACTCAGCGCTTCCGAAAGAAGAAGATTACCGACGTACGCTTTATTGGAACCCGGAACTGATTCCCGATGAAGAAGGAAATGCAAAGATCCTTTTCTACAATAATAGCCGGTGTAAAAAAATGAAGGTCAGCGTGGAAACTATTTCGACAGAAGGAACAATAGGGTCGGTACATCTTTGAAGAACAAATCAGGGAATATTAATTTTCGGTTAACTGAGGGCCGATTTTCCATACAGGTAATTTTTCCTTATCTGATAGATAAGACGATCATCAGTTTTAATATTCCTTTTACCAAAAAAATATATATTTGCTTCCTGATAAGCGGGTGATCTATCTAAAAAAGCAAGACAACTTTTATTGAGTGATACAAAATTTAACTTTTAAAAAACTAGTGCAAATGTGCCATGAGTATAGCAATTTACATTTGAAAAGACGAATCTCATTATTTATGAAATGGGTAATTGTATTTTTGGCTCTGGCAATAAACATGGGCTACGCGTCTGATAACTATTCGCAATCAACTATTATATCTATTGATGTTAAGGATAAAGCTATTAAGGAAGTTTTTACTGAAACCGGGGAAAATAGTGAAGTAAGTATAATGGAAGGAACAATGGATACAGATACTATTGTAGTGGTAGGGTTTGGAAAGCAGAAGAAAACAGATTTGGTGGGTTCCATAACAACTGTTCGCATCACCGACCTGAAGAAAATATCTTCGAGCAATGTAACCACCATGTTGGCAGGAAATGTCGCCGGATTGATATCCTATCAGAGAAGTGGCGAGCCGGGGGCGGATGATGCCAGTCTTTTTATCCGGGGAGTTACCACCTTCGGCTACATCGGTAATGGCGAACCCCTGATTCTGATTGACGGGGTAGAAGCATTCAAAACAGACCTGGCCCGTATGCAGCCTGATGATATCGAAAGTATTTCAGTGATGAAAGATGCTGTATCTACGGCCGTATACGGCACGCGCGGGGCAAACGGAGTGATCTCCGTTACAACAAAGGAAGGAAAAACGGGAAGAGTAAATATTTCCGCCCGGTTTGAGAACGCGTTCAACATGCCGACAAAAAATATTGAATTTGCAGATCCCATCACTTATATGCGATTAGGTAACGAAGCGGTATTAACCAGAGACCCTTTGGGGGAGCTTCCTTATTCACAGTTTAAAATTCAAGGTACCTTAGATAAAGTAGATAAATATTTATTTCCTGCAACCGACTGGCGAAAAGAATTAATGAAAAATTATGTGACCATGCCGCGGGTCAATCTGAATATAAGGGGAGGAAAGGATGAACTCAGGTATTATCTGTCCGGCACATTTAACCAGGACAATGGGATTCTGAAAAATGACAAACGAAACTATTTCAACAATAACATTAAATTGAAAACCTGGTCATTCCGGGCAAATGTTAATCTTTCGATGACAAAAACAACGGAAGCTGCTTTAAAGATTTCAGGAACCTTTGACGATTACATAGGGCCGGTTAACGGAGGCGCCAACTTATATCGACAGATCATGCATGCCAGTCCTGTTTTATTCCCGCCTTATTACGTGTCCGACAAGGAGATTTATAAACACGAAATATTATTCGGCAATTATGGTAACGCAGAGTATATCAATCCTTATGCTGAAACCTTCAGAGGAGTTAAGAATTATTCCCAATCAAAGATAGATGGGCAGTTTGAACTGAAACAGGATTTTTCTTTCCTTACGGAAGGACTTTCACTTAAAGCTTTGTTCAATGGTTCCCGTTATAAATATTCCGATGAATCCCGTTTTTATGATCCACGTTATTATACCTTAGACGATACCTACACGCTTGTTCCCCTGC
The nucleotide sequence above comes from Bacteroidales bacterium. Encoded proteins:
- a CDS encoding SusC/RagA family TonB-linked outer membrane protein, with product MKWVIVFLALAINMGYASDNYSQSTIISIDVKDKAIKEVFTETGENSEVSIMEGTMDTDTIVVVGFGKQKKTDLVGSITTVRITDLKKISSSNVTTMLAGNVAGLISYQRSGEPGADDASLFIRGVTTFGYIGNGEPLILIDGVEAFKTDLARMQPDDIESISVMKDAVSTAVYGTRGANGVISVTTKEGKTGRVNISARFENAFNMPTKNIEFADPITYMRLGNEAVLTRDPLGELPYSQFKIQGTLDKVDKYLFPATDWRKELMKNYVTMPRVNLNIRGGKDELRYYLSGTFNQDNGILKNDKRNYFNNNIKLKTWSFRANVNLSMTKTTEAALKISGTFDDYIGPVNGGANLYRQIMHASPVLFPPYYVSDKEIYKHEILFGNYGNAEYINPYAETFRGVKNYSQSKIDGQFELKQDFSFLTEGLSLKALFNGSRYKYSDESRFYDPRYYTLDDTYTLVPLHSGGPASYRNSGETKFTTVYVQLIADYHRTFAGKHTFSGMVTYLMSKDVIKHEWNSDFSLTRKTMGLSGRATYSYRGKYSGEFNFGYSGSECDHRDYHFGFFPSAGLAWTISNEDFWNVPVVSNLKLRASYGLAGNDVICCDFRRAGFVWETDPNDLSGEIARKTNIGFELGLFGKLDMEADFFHEHRTNILM